In one Halorhodospira halophila genomic region, the following are encoded:
- the epmA gene encoding EF-P lysine aminoacylase EpmA: MAAGAPRGAADGATVRRVGRELARIRRFLAEREVLEVQPPCLGPAAMDPALESISVPGAAADGATAYLQTSPESAMKAMLAAGSGDIYYLGPAWRGGECGRWHAAEFTLLEWYRIGFDHHHLMDEVAALAALLVGDRPVERWSYQGAFRHYAGVDPLADADDVLRDALADQGIELHGGVPAGRDETLDLLLSHAVGPALGHGKLTFLDGFPASQAALARLDDADPRTARRFELFIDGLEIANGYHELTDAAAQRERFRAEQAERRGAGQPVHALDERLLTALEQGVPDCAGVALGVDRLLALALGASSLREVRGADG, translated from the coding sequence ATGGCGGCCGGCGCTCCGCGCGGCGCCGCCGATGGTGCCACCGTGCGCCGGGTGGGGCGGGAGCTGGCACGGATCCGCCGCTTCCTGGCCGAGCGCGAGGTGCTGGAGGTGCAGCCGCCGTGTCTCGGTCCTGCGGCCATGGACCCGGCGCTGGAGAGCATCTCGGTGCCAGGCGCCGCCGCTGACGGCGCCACCGCTTACCTGCAGACCTCGCCGGAATCGGCCATGAAGGCGATGCTTGCCGCCGGCAGTGGCGACATCTACTACCTCGGTCCGGCCTGGCGCGGTGGCGAGTGCGGGCGCTGGCACGCCGCCGAGTTCACCCTGCTCGAGTGGTATCGCATTGGTTTTGATCACCACCACCTGATGGACGAGGTGGCGGCGCTGGCGGCGCTGCTTGTCGGTGATCGCCCGGTGGAGCGCTGGTCCTACCAAGGGGCCTTTCGTCATTATGCCGGTGTCGATCCCCTGGCCGACGCGGATGACGTGCTCCGCGACGCTCTGGCGGACCAGGGCATCGAGTTGCACGGGGGCGTCCCGGCGGGGCGCGATGAGACGCTCGATCTGCTGCTCTCTCACGCCGTGGGGCCGGCCCTGGGCCACGGTAAGTTGACCTTTCTCGATGGGTTCCCGGCCAGCCAGGCCGCCCTGGCCCGCCTGGACGACGCCGACCCGCGCACGGCCCGGCGCTTCGAGCTCTTCATCGACGGCTTGGAGATCGCCAACGGGTACCATGAGCTCACCGATGCGGCGGCGCAGCGCGAGCGCTTCCGGGCCGAGCAGGCCGAGCGCCGCGGTGCCGGCCAGCCGGTACACGCGCTCGATGAGCGGTTGCTCACCGCGCTCGAGCAGGGCGT
- the efp gene encoding elongation factor P, whose product MATYSTNEFKGGLKIMLDGDPYTIVENEFVKPGKGQAFNRVKLRNLKTNRVVEKTFKSGESVEAADVMETELQYLYNDGEFWYFMDPNSFDQKAAPASAVGDAAQWIKEQDTCTVILWNDAPLQVEAPSFVDLKVIETDPGVRGDTSSGGTKPAKLETGATVRVPLFIEEGEVLRVDTRKAEYVSRAKD is encoded by the coding sequence ATGGCGACCTATAGCACCAACGAATTCAAGGGCGGACTCAAGATTATGCTCGACGGTGATCCTTACACCATCGTCGAGAACGAGTTCGTCAAGCCCGGTAAGGGGCAGGCCTTCAACCGCGTCAAGCTGCGCAATCTGAAGACCAACCGCGTCGTCGAGAAGACCTTCAAGTCCGGCGAGAGCGTCGAGGCGGCCGACGTCATGGAGACCGAACTCCAGTACCTCTACAACGACGGTGAGTTCTGGTACTTCATGGATCCCAACTCCTTCGACCAGAAGGCCGCCCCGGCCAGCGCCGTGGGCGATGCGGCCCAGTGGATCAAGGAGCAGGATACCTGCACCGTGATCCTTTGGAACGACGCGCCGCTGCAGGTCGAGGCGCCGAGCTTCGTCGACCTCAAGGTCATCGAGACCGATCCGGGTGTGCGTGGCGATACCAGCAGCGGCGGCACCAAGCCGGCCAAGCTGGAGACCGGAGCCACGGTGCGGGTGCCCCTGTTCATCGAGGAGGGTGAGGTGCTGCGCGTCGACACCCGCAAGGCGGAGTACGTCAGCCGCGCCAAGGACTGA
- the epmB gene encoding EF-P beta-lysylation protein EpmB, with protein MLTDTARQPKPGRQRRANERWRQELVGAIRQPAELLHRLDLPEALLAPAERAARSFPLRVPVPYLARIRPGDPHDPLLRQVLPIDAELETHPGYTADPLAEQDGHPGSGVLQKYQGRSLLIATGGCAIHCRYCFRRCFPYNREPGWRTALDRLEQAGAPEEVILSGGDPLLLDDQALGACLRRLGEIEAVRRVRIHTRLPVVIPSRVTAALARHLGQTRLQTLVVVHANHPREVDAEVGSALARLGNVCSTVLNQTVLLRGVNDDSATLAALSERLFAADVLPYYLHLLDPVAGAAHFDVDEKTGQRLWAELARRLPGYLVPRLAREEPGAAAKTVITPDAP; from the coding sequence ATGCTAACCGATACGGCCCGACAGCCCAAGCCAGGCAGGCAACGCCGCGCCAACGAGCGCTGGCGCCAGGAGCTGGTCGGCGCGATCCGCCAACCCGCCGAGCTGCTCCACCGCCTGGACCTGCCCGAGGCCCTGCTCGCCCCGGCGGAGCGGGCGGCGCGGTCATTCCCGCTGCGGGTCCCAGTTCCCTATCTGGCACGCATCCGGCCCGGGGATCCCCACGACCCACTGCTGCGTCAGGTGCTCCCCATCGATGCGGAACTCGAGACGCACCCCGGCTACACCGCGGATCCCCTGGCCGAACAGGACGGGCACCCCGGCAGCGGCGTCCTGCAGAAGTACCAGGGCCGCAGCCTGCTCATCGCCACCGGGGGCTGTGCCATCCACTGCCGCTACTGCTTCCGGCGCTGCTTCCCCTACAACCGCGAACCCGGCTGGCGCACCGCCCTCGACCGGCTGGAGCAGGCGGGAGCGCCGGAAGAGGTGATCCTCAGCGGCGGCGATCCGCTGCTGCTCGATGATCAGGCCCTGGGCGCCTGCCTCCGGCGCCTCGGTGAAATCGAGGCGGTACGCCGGGTGCGTATCCACACACGGCTGCCGGTGGTGATCCCGTCCCGGGTGACGGCCGCCCTGGCCCGCCATCTGGGACAGACCCGCCTGCAGACCCTGGTCGTCGTTCACGCCAACCACCCCAGGGAGGTCGACGCGGAGGTGGGCTCGGCGTTGGCCCGTCTGGGCAATGTCTGCTCGACAGTGCTCAATCAGACGGTCCTCCTGCGAGGGGTCAACGACGACAGCGCCACTCTGGCAGCGCTCTCCGAGCGGCTGTTCGCCGCTGACGTCCTGCCCTATTACCTGCACCTGCTCGACCCGGTGGCCGGCGCCGCCCACTTCGACGTCGACGAAAAAACCGGGCAGCGGCTCTGGGCGGAACTCGCCCGGAGACTGCCCGGCTACCTGGTCCCGCGCCTGGCCCGCGAGGAGCCCGGCGCGGCGGCCAAGACGGTGATTACACCGGACGCGCCTTGA
- the htpX gene encoding protease HtpX, whose translation MTRIALLLATNIAVVLVLSIILNLLGVEQFLREHGIDAELVTLLIFAAGIGFAGSFISLAMSKYMAMKMMGAQPIESPRGEQEQWLVETVRRFAQREGIGMPDVAIYDAPEINAFATGARRNSALVAVSSGLLQNMTRDEAEAVIAHEVAHVSNGDMVTLTLIQGVVNTFVIFLSHVAGRFVDRVVFKNEGGHGPGFWITMIFAQMVLGVLASMITMYFSRKREFRADAGSAKLAGRDKMIAALEKLKRSVEPQNMPDEMEAFGINGRMGGSSIKRLFMSHPPLDERIEALKARPV comes from the coding sequence CTGACCCGGATCGCGTTATTGCTGGCGACCAACATCGCCGTCGTGTTGGTGCTGTCGATCATCCTGAACCTGCTCGGCGTGGAGCAGTTCCTCCGCGAGCACGGCATCGATGCGGAGCTGGTCACGCTGCTGATCTTTGCCGCGGGTATCGGCTTCGCCGGCTCGTTCATCTCGCTAGCGATGTCCAAGTACATGGCGATGAAGATGATGGGTGCACAGCCCATCGAGAGTCCGCGCGGCGAGCAGGAGCAGTGGCTGGTGGAGACGGTGCGCCGTTTCGCCCAGCGTGAGGGCATCGGCATGCCCGATGTGGCGATCTACGACGCCCCGGAGATCAACGCCTTCGCCACCGGCGCCCGGCGCAACAGCGCCCTGGTGGCGGTCAGCTCGGGGCTTCTGCAGAACATGACCCGCGACGAGGCCGAGGCCGTCATCGCCCACGAGGTGGCGCACGTCTCCAACGGGGATATGGTCACCCTGACCCTGATCCAGGGTGTGGTGAATACCTTCGTGATCTTCCTCTCCCACGTTGCCGGGCGCTTCGTCGACCGGGTGGTGTTCAAGAATGAGGGCGGTCACGGCCCCGGCTTTTGGATCACCATGATCTTCGCCCAGATGGTCCTCGGCGTGTTGGCCTCGATGATTACCATGTACTTCTCGCGCAAGCGCGAATTCCGGGCCGACGCCGGGTCCGCCAAGCTGGCCGGGCGCGACAAGATGATCGCCGCGCTGGAGAAGCTCAAGCGCTCGGTGGAGCCGCAGAACATGCCGGACGAGATGGAGGCCTTCGGCATCAATGGCCGGATGGGCGGCTCTTCGATCAAGCGGCTGTTCATGTCGCACCCGCCGCTGGATGAGCGCATCGAGGCGCTCAAGGCGCGTCCGGTGTAA
- the parC gene encoding DNA topoisomerase IV subunit A gives MSDPAASDFETQPLREFTERAYLDYSMYVILDRALPHVSDGLKPVQRRIVYAMSELGLSAAAKYKKSARTVGDVLGKYHPHGDAACYEAMVHMAQPFTYRYPLIDGQGNWGSPDDPKSFAAMRYTEARLTPYARVLLSELGQGTVEWIPNFDGALQEPERLPARLPNVLLNGGSGIAVGMATDIPPHNLREVVAACVHLLDHPEATTAELCEHVPAPDFPTASDVITPREELRGIYERGHGTVRARARWEYEREQAQIVIHALPYQVAGAKVMEQIAAQIQSRKLPMVEDLRDESDHDAPVRIVVQLRSRRQDPERVMDHLFATTDLERGYRVHLNVIGLDGRPRVFSLRDLLAEWLSFRTETVRRRLAWRLDKVEDRLHILEGLLTAYLNIDEVIAIIREEDEPKPVLMERFGLSDAQAEAILELRLRHLARLEEMKILGEQGDLERERDELRATLGDEARLREQVKSELLSDTEAHGDERRSPLVYRGPARAMDETELMPSEPVTVVLSEKGWVRAAKGHEVDPSGLSYKAGDGYLDHAPGRSNQPAVFLDSTGRAYAVPAHTLPSARSQGEPLTKRLTPPEKARFQSVLAGDPESRWLLASDAGYGFRVPLRELFSRNRAGKAVLTLPEGAAVLPPVALPAEADGAEVAVASSDGRLLVFPLEELPEMARGKGNKLIGIPAQRLRSREEVVVAVAVLPAGAALRVEAGKTGKRLSRDDLEAFRAARGRRGVQLPRGLRQVRGLRVDV, from the coding sequence ATGTCCGATCCCGCTGCCTCCGATTTCGAGACCCAGCCGCTCCGCGAGTTCACGGAGCGGGCCTACCTCGATTACTCGATGTACGTCATCCTCGATCGTGCCCTGCCCCACGTCTCCGACGGCCTCAAGCCGGTGCAGCGGCGGATCGTCTACGCCATGTCCGAGCTCGGCCTTTCGGCGGCGGCAAAGTACAAGAAGTCGGCGCGCACCGTCGGCGATGTGCTGGGCAAGTACCACCCCCACGGAGACGCGGCCTGCTATGAGGCCATGGTCCACATGGCCCAGCCGTTCACTTACCGCTACCCGCTGATCGACGGGCAGGGCAACTGGGGCTCGCCGGACGACCCGAAATCCTTCGCGGCCATGCGTTACACCGAAGCGCGCCTGACGCCCTACGCCCGGGTGCTGCTCAGCGAGCTGGGGCAGGGCACGGTGGAGTGGATCCCCAATTTCGATGGCGCCCTTCAGGAGCCGGAGCGCCTGCCGGCGCGACTGCCCAACGTGCTGCTCAACGGCGGTTCGGGGATCGCCGTGGGGATGGCCACGGACATCCCCCCGCACAACCTGCGCGAGGTGGTTGCCGCCTGCGTCCATCTGCTCGACCATCCCGAGGCCACCACCGCTGAACTCTGCGAGCACGTTCCGGCGCCGGATTTCCCCACTGCCTCGGACGTGATCACCCCGCGCGAGGAGCTGCGCGGCATCTACGAGCGCGGTCACGGCACCGTGCGCGCCCGGGCCCGCTGGGAGTACGAGCGGGAGCAGGCGCAGATCGTCATCCACGCGCTTCCCTACCAGGTGGCCGGCGCCAAGGTCATGGAGCAGATCGCGGCCCAGATCCAGTCGCGCAAGCTACCGATGGTCGAGGATCTGCGCGATGAGTCGGACCACGATGCGCCGGTGCGCATCGTGGTCCAGCTGCGCTCACGGCGCCAGGATCCGGAGCGGGTGATGGATCACCTGTTCGCCACCACCGATCTCGAGCGCGGCTACCGGGTTCACCTCAATGTCATCGGCCTCGATGGCCGGCCGCGGGTCTTCTCCCTGCGCGACCTGCTCGCGGAGTGGCTGAGCTTCCGCACCGAGACGGTCCGCCGCCGCCTGGCCTGGCGCCTGGATAAGGTGGAGGACCGGCTGCATATCCTCGAGGGCCTGCTCACCGCCTATCTGAACATCGATGAGGTCATCGCCATCATCCGCGAGGAGGACGAGCCCAAGCCGGTGCTCATGGAGCGCTTCGGGCTTAGTGATGCCCAGGCCGAGGCGATTCTCGAGCTGCGCCTGCGCCACTTGGCGCGGCTCGAGGAGATGAAGATCCTTGGTGAGCAGGGGGATCTGGAGCGCGAGCGCGACGAGCTGCGCGCCACCCTCGGCGATGAGGCCCGGCTGCGCGAGCAGGTCAAGAGCGAGCTGCTCAGCGACACCGAGGCCCACGGCGACGAGCGGCGCTCGCCACTGGTTTACCGCGGCCCGGCGCGGGCCATGGACGAGACCGAGCTGATGCCCAGCGAGCCGGTGACCGTGGTCCTCTCGGAGAAGGGCTGGGTGCGCGCGGCCAAGGGGCATGAGGTTGATCCGAGCGGGCTGTCCTACAAAGCCGGTGACGGTTACCTGGATCACGCCCCGGGGCGCTCCAACCAGCCGGCGGTCTTCCTCGACTCCACCGGCCGGGCCTACGCGGTGCCGGCTCACACGCTCCCGTCGGCGCGCAGCCAAGGTGAACCGCTGACCAAGCGGCTCACGCCGCCGGAGAAGGCGCGCTTCCAGTCGGTGCTCGCCGGCGACCCGGAGTCGCGCTGGCTGCTCGCCTCCGACGCCGGCTACGGCTTCCGTGTCCCCCTGCGGGAGCTCTTCTCGCGCAACCGCGCGGGCAAGGCCGTGCTGACCCTGCCGGAGGGGGCGGCGGTGCTGCCGCCGGTGGCGTTGCCCGCCGAGGCCGATGGGGCCGAGGTGGCGGTGGCCAGCTCCGACGGTCGGCTGCTGGTTTTCCCCCTCGAGGAGCTCCCGGAGATGGCGCGGGGCAAGGGCAACAAGCTCATCGGCATCCCGGCCCAGCGCCTGCGCAGCCGTGAGGAGGTGGTGGTGGCGGTCGCCGTGCTGCCCGCCGGCGCTGCGCTGCGGGTGGAGGCCGGCAAGACCGGCAAGCGGCTCAGTCGCGACGACCTGGAGGCCTTCCGCGCCGCCCGGGGCCGGCGTGGCGTTCAGCTGCCGCGGGGGCTGCGCCAGGTCCGCGGCCTGCGTGTCGACGTCTGA
- the parE gene encoding DNA topoisomerase IV subunit B, whose protein sequence is MTTKTQQTYDATDIEVLTGLEPVRRRPGMYTETNRPDHLAQEVIDNSVDEAVAGHARRIEVTLHADGSLEVSDDGRGMPVDTHPTEGVPAVEVILGRLHAGGKFSSKSYRYSGGLHGVGVSVVNALSTRLQVHIRRDGAEHTIAFSAGERIEPLEQVGKTRETGTTLRFWPDTSYFDSPRFSRARLEHLLRAKAVLCPGLTVVLRDATGGEGQEPEVLSWYYEDGLRDYLAGAVAEYEHLPDPPFTARLGSEHEEMECALVWLPEGSGPAESYVNLIPTAQGGTHVNGLRTGLTEALREFCELRNLLPRGVRIAPEDVWEHISYVLSVKMHEPQFAGQTKERLSSRNCAAFVSGAIKDAFSLWLNEHTQSAEQIVDLVVRAAQRRQRAAKKVTRKRVGSGPALPGKLADCTGQDPARSELFLVEGDSAGGSAKQAREREFQAVMPLRGKILNTWEVAPDEVMASQEVHDIAVALGVDPGSDDLSGLRYHKVCVLADADPDGAHIATLLCALFQRHFPALVAGGHVYVAMPPLYRIDVGKQTFYALDRDERQGILDRIEAERIKGKVQETRFKGLGEMNPVQLRETTMAPDTRRLVQLTVDDPEETERLLGMLLGRGAAAQRREWLESKGNLAEIVI, encoded by the coding sequence ATGACGACCAAGACCCAGCAGACCTACGACGCCACCGACATCGAAGTCCTCACCGGCCTGGAGCCGGTGCGCCGGCGCCCCGGCATGTACACCGAGACCAACCGCCCCGACCACCTGGCACAGGAGGTCATCGACAACAGCGTCGACGAGGCGGTGGCCGGCCACGCCCGGCGTATCGAGGTGACTCTGCACGCCGATGGTTCGCTGGAGGTCAGCGACGACGGCCGCGGGATGCCGGTGGATACCCACCCCACCGAAGGGGTCCCGGCCGTGGAGGTGATCCTCGGCCGGCTCCACGCTGGCGGCAAGTTCTCCAGTAAGAGCTACCGCTACTCCGGCGGCCTGCACGGGGTTGGCGTCTCGGTGGTCAATGCCCTGTCGACGCGGCTGCAGGTGCACATCCGCCGTGACGGCGCCGAGCACACCATCGCTTTCTCCGCAGGGGAGCGCATCGAGCCGTTGGAGCAGGTGGGCAAGACGCGGGAGACCGGGACCACGCTGCGCTTCTGGCCGGATACCAGCTACTTCGATAGCCCGCGCTTCTCCCGGGCGCGGCTCGAGCACCTGCTGCGTGCCAAGGCGGTGCTCTGCCCGGGGCTGACGGTCGTCCTCCGCGACGCCACCGGCGGCGAGGGGCAGGAGCCGGAGGTGCTGAGCTGGTATTACGAGGACGGTCTGCGCGACTACCTGGCCGGCGCCGTGGCCGAGTACGAGCACCTGCCGGATCCGCCGTTCACCGCCCGGCTCGGCTCCGAGCACGAGGAGATGGAGTGCGCCCTGGTCTGGCTCCCCGAGGGCAGCGGCCCGGCCGAGAGCTACGTCAACCTGATCCCCACCGCCCAGGGCGGCACCCACGTCAACGGCCTGCGTACCGGGCTGACCGAGGCCCTGCGGGAGTTCTGCGAGCTGCGCAACCTGCTGCCGCGCGGCGTGCGGATTGCCCCGGAGGACGTCTGGGAGCACATCAGCTACGTCCTGTCGGTGAAGATGCACGAGCCGCAGTTCGCCGGGCAGACCAAGGAGCGGCTCTCCTCGCGCAACTGCGCCGCCTTCGTCTCCGGAGCCATCAAGGACGCCTTCAGCCTGTGGCTCAACGAGCATACCCAGAGCGCCGAGCAGATCGTCGATCTGGTGGTGCGCGCCGCGCAGCGCCGTCAGCGCGCTGCCAAGAAGGTGACCCGCAAGCGCGTCGGCAGCGGGCCGGCGCTGCCGGGCAAGCTGGCCGACTGCACCGGGCAGGATCCGGCGCGCAGTGAACTCTTCCTGGTCGAGGGCGATTCCGCCGGCGGTTCCGCCAAGCAGGCGCGCGAGCGGGAGTTCCAGGCGGTCATGCCCCTGCGTGGCAAGATCCTCAACACCTGGGAGGTGGCGCCGGACGAGGTCATGGCCTCGCAGGAGGTCCACGACATCGCCGTGGCGCTGGGGGTCGATCCGGGCAGCGACGACCTCTCCGGGCTGCGCTACCACAAGGTCTGCGTCCTCGCCGACGCCGACCCCGATGGGGCGCATATCGCCACGCTGCTCTGCGCGCTGTTCCAGCGCCACTTCCCGGCCCTGGTCGCCGGCGGACACGTCTACGTGGCCATGCCGCCGCTCTACCGCATCGATGTCGGCAAGCAGACCTTCTACGCCCTGGATCGCGACGAGCGCCAGGGCATCCTCGACCGCATCGAGGCGGAGCGCATCAAGGGCAAGGTGCAGGAGACCCGCTTCAAGGGCCTGGGCGAGATGAATCCGGTCCAGCTGCGCGAGACCACCATGGCCCCGGATACCCGCCGCCTGGTGCAGCTCACCGTCGACGACCCGGAGGAGACCGAGCGCCTGCTGGGCATGCTGCTCGGTCGCGGCGCCGCCGCCCAGCGCCGGGAGTGGCTGGAGAGCAAGGGCAACTTGGCGGAGATTGTCATTTAG
- a CDS encoding exodeoxyribonuclease VII small subunit: MSESDSQESAPQGDLPDFERSVAELEALIERMERGEQSLEEALRDFERGIHLTRHCQKALGAAEQKVAILLENSEDGDVGPFRPDDS; this comes from the coding sequence ATGAGTGAGAGCGATTCGCAGGAATCCGCCCCCCAGGGCGACCTCCCCGACTTCGAGCGCTCGGTGGCCGAGCTCGAGGCACTGATCGAACGCATGGAGCGTGGCGAGCAGAGCCTCGAGGAGGCGCTGCGCGACTTCGAGCGGGGCATCCACCTGACCCGCCACTGCCAGAAGGCGCTGGGCGCCGCCGAGCAGAAAGTGGCCATCCTACTCGAGAACAGCGAGGACGGTGATGTCGGCCCGTTTCGACCCGACGATTCTTGA
- a CDS encoding polyprenyl synthetase family protein, with protein MSARFDPTILEALEAALPPLRERAERALEAALPAAEAHPTGLHEAMRYAVLGGGKRMRPTLVYATGRALDYTGSGLDAPACAVEMIHAYSLVHDDLPAMDDDDMRRGQPTCHRAYDEPTAILVGDALQARAFELLADGEREDAPAPAARAGMVQALARAAGSRGMVGGQAIDLASVGRRLDAAELEDMHIHKTGALIRASVQLGALASGPTCAATLNALDRYAKCVGLAFQIHDDVLDVEGDAKALGKEQGADAARDKPTYPSILGLRQSRELAERLAGDAIDALDGLGPGADVLRGLAAYCIQRQA; from the coding sequence ATGTCGGCCCGTTTCGACCCGACGATTCTTGAAGCCCTGGAGGCGGCACTGCCGCCACTGCGCGAACGCGCGGAGCGGGCCCTGGAGGCGGCCCTGCCCGCCGCTGAAGCCCACCCGACGGGCCTCCACGAGGCCATGCGCTACGCCGTGCTCGGCGGCGGCAAGCGCATGCGCCCGACCCTGGTCTACGCCACCGGCCGGGCCCTGGACTACACCGGCAGTGGGCTGGACGCCCCGGCCTGCGCCGTCGAGATGATCCACGCCTATTCGCTCGTCCACGACGATCTGCCCGCCATGGACGATGACGACATGCGCCGCGGGCAGCCCACCTGCCACCGCGCCTACGACGAACCGACGGCCATCCTGGTCGGCGACGCCCTGCAGGCCCGGGCCTTCGAGCTGCTCGCCGACGGCGAGCGGGAGGACGCCCCGGCCCCGGCCGCCCGCGCCGGGATGGTGCAGGCACTGGCCCGGGCGGCCGGCTCGCGCGGCATGGTCGGCGGCCAGGCCATCGACCTCGCCTCCGTCGGGCGCCGGCTCGACGCCGCCGAGCTCGAGGACATGCACATCCACAAGACCGGGGCCCTGATCCGCGCCAGTGTCCAGCTCGGCGCCCTGGCCAGTGGCCCGACCTGCGCCGCCACCCTCAACGCCCTCGACCGCTACGCCAAGTGCGTCGGTCTCGCCTTCCAGATCCACGACGACGTGCTCGACGTCGAAGGCGACGCCAAGGCCCTGGGCAAGGAGCAGGGCGCCGACGCAGCCCGGGATAAGCCCACCTACCCGTCAATCCTCGGGCTGCGCCAGTCGCGCGAACTGGCCGAGCGGCTGGCTGGCGACGCCATCGATGCCCTCGACGGGCTGGGCCCCGGCGCCGATGTACTGCGCGGACTGGCCGCCTACTGCATCCAGCGCCAGGCCTGA
- the folE2 gene encoding GTP cyclohydrolase FolE2 has protein sequence MEDVQGRADTRQIEINKVGIKDIRHPVRVRDRTGRDQHTVATFSMYVNLPQHFKGTHMSRFVSILEGHDREVTVESFHEMLAEMTDRLEAHSGHIEMAFPYFVNKQAPITGVESLMDYEVTFVGEIHGDRHETWVRVAVPITTLCPCSKEIADRGAHNQRSLVIVTALMDGFVWLEELIDLVEQEGSCELYGLLKRPDEKHVTERAYDNPKFVEDVVRDIAGRLNDDERIAAYSVTSENYESIHNHSAFALIEQDKRGR, from the coding sequence ATGGAAGACGTCCAGGGACGAGCCGACACCCGGCAGATCGAGATCAACAAGGTCGGCATCAAGGACATCCGCCATCCGGTGCGGGTCCGCGACCGCACGGGGCGGGACCAGCACACCGTGGCCACCTTCAGCATGTACGTGAACCTGCCGCAACACTTCAAGGGCACGCACATGTCGCGGTTCGTCTCGATCCTCGAGGGCCACGACCGCGAGGTGACCGTCGAGTCCTTCCACGAGATGCTCGCCGAGATGACCGACCGGCTCGAGGCCCATTCCGGGCACATCGAGATGGCGTTTCCCTACTTCGTGAACAAGCAGGCGCCGATCACCGGGGTCGAGAGCCTCATGGACTACGAGGTGACCTTCGTCGGCGAGATTCACGGCGACCGGCACGAAACCTGGGTGCGCGTTGCCGTGCCGATCACCACACTCTGCCCTTGCTCCAAGGAGATCGCCGACCGTGGCGCCCACAACCAGCGCTCGCTGGTCATCGTGACGGCCCTCATGGACGGTTTTGTCTGGCTTGAGGAACTCATCGACCTCGTCGAGCAGGAAGGCTCCTGTGAGCTTTACGGGCTCCTCAAGCGCCCGGACGAAAAACACGTGACGGAGCGCGCCTACGACAACCCGAAGTTCGTCGAGGACGTGGTCCGGGACATCGCCGGCCGCCTCAACGACGATGAGCGCATCGCCGCGTACTCCGTGACCTCCGAGAACTACGAGTCCATCCACAACCACTCCGCGTTTGCGCTCATCGAGCAGGACAAGCGGGGGCGCTGA
- a CDS encoding TetR/AcrR family transcriptional regulator, protein MPDNTGRTEAAERIVAAAKQLFAREGYSSVSIRDIAEAAEVSKANVFHHFASKEELYVETLRRCCESARALIHAFAEEETRDPAQQLRAFVRADLHPALDDPDATRLVLAEAFDANPCRARTLVDEVFGADFQRMTEIFSRGQHTGSWRRDTNPALMASLMLAANTFYTAHREVLRQLPGVDFADDPDQYADHVVDILLDGIQKEA, encoded by the coding sequence ATGCCCGACAACACCGGTCGCACCGAAGCTGCCGAACGGATCGTCGCCGCTGCCAAGCAACTGTTCGCCCGCGAGGGCTACAGCTCGGTGTCGATCCGCGACATCGCCGAGGCCGCCGAAGTCAGCAAGGCCAATGTCTTCCACCACTTCGCCTCCAAAGAGGAGCTCTACGTGGAGACGCTGCGCCGCTGCTGCGAATCGGCCCGGGCGCTGATCCACGCCTTCGCCGAGGAAGAGACCCGTGACCCGGCACAGCAGCTGCGGGCCTTCGTCCGCGCCGACCTGCACCCCGCCCTGGACGACCCCGATGCCACCCGGCTGGTGCTCGCCGAGGCCTTTGACGCCAATCCGTGTCGCGCCCGGACCCTGGTCGACGAGGTCTTCGGTGCCGACTTCCAGCGCATGACAGAGATCTTCTCGCGCGGCCAGCACACCGGCTCCTGGCGCCGGGACACGAACCCGGCGCTGATGGCGTCACTGATGCTCGCCGCCAACACCTTCTACACCGCTCACCGAGAGGTCCTGCGCCAGCTTCCCGGCGTGGACTTCGCCGACGACCCTGATCAGTACGCGGATCACGTCGTCGACATCCTGCTCGACGGGATCCAAAAGGAGGCCTAA